The Pseudomonadota bacterium genome window below encodes:
- a CDS encoding AAA family ATPase yields MRLTGLELFGFKSFLNRTVFHFDHGISSIVGPNGCGKSNIVDAIVWASGERGTKSLRVKDMGDVIFHGSDGKRPVNIAEVAIELSDGNKDFIVKRRIYRDGLNEYYLNGTLVRLKDIQDFFLGSGIGLNAYAIVEQGKIESFIQMKPHERRVVIEETSGITRFEEKKREAIVRMEEVKANLERVEDIYSEVVRSLEKAETEWDRWKIYKSFADQQAEIDSLILIDGYKKLTKKINKAKEKRESLDTEAAAKEEEKNKLKRELAAKEEEFSLTETVTRQLEVDIKGKEKDMENRLLEIDYIGEEEKRFEKELEELIKGNEKLEEEITQNRESIEILRKEQGTLNALLNEGETEAGRLKTVMEGLKTGTEDLEKTMEEERVKLFVVMSSMSDINNRISEIERAAKDIERRKQKKAEERQRFKERMGALESKQRANISMLESQKHQMTLLMSERNDAFTKREHLNSEIGNKKRDLETLKAEKKGKEEFLRQMNSFREDVPEKLPNTKKLIDMIKADEGKEKPLERFFSREMGYHVLTDGDTDAIAATAMKYDENFIFFPEKGVFTFNGEEVDIHVKWISGIEEGLARIEEGEEGIFINEDVLVDSRGFILQERAEKRIDIKQFREMKRIQNELKAIQMDIDRFISMIKGVEDEFYNCDKTYKQAKRNAEAKEDEIKKTEKEMAITETEIKTARERLVELDSEIDIFEETPMHAIAGLLEEKETYDREKEGIEEKIGSLKKIYEDKKKAYEAASSDWHEITIDMERKRGRIKSAHEDIERKEGLIRYSLEEIYRKNEKAENIKKDINGCLIKKEELEKDYGKLKVMCEKDIGRYEELKETSGTLHMERHNFQENIDAIEKDMERVRSRKENIETEIAVFIEKLDTVVERLINAYGITNPEEINIPAGRDLENEREKIIEGLSDLGEVNFRAEKEYSELKERAVFLENQKEDLKNAMDSLKKTILKIDSLSKEIFFETFETVNDAFKKFTFMLFKGGNGYLSFNHDIAGVDMFVQPPGKKTTRMELLSGGEKTLISLSLLLALMDTKPSPLSLMDEIDAPLDDANIMSLMEIIKIISSKTQIVLITHNRITMEFSNTIYGITMEEEGISKVVSVRL; encoded by the coding sequence ATGAGGCTGACGGGTCTTGAACTATTTGGTTTCAAATCCTTCCTGAACAGAACAGTATTTCATTTTGACCACGGTATCTCGTCTATTGTGGGCCCAAATGGTTGTGGGAAGAGTAATATCGTTGATGCAATCGTCTGGGCGTCCGGGGAAAGGGGCACAAAATCCTTACGCGTAAAAGATATGGGCGATGTTATCTTCCATGGAAGCGACGGAAAGCGGCCTGTTAACATTGCAGAAGTTGCCATTGAACTTTCCGACGGCAACAAGGATTTTATTGTAAAAAGAAGGATATACCGGGACGGTTTGAACGAATATTACTTAAACGGAACACTCGTAAGATTAAAGGATATCCAGGATTTTTTCCTCGGAAGCGGCATAGGTCTCAACGCCTATGCAATCGTTGAACAGGGGAAGATTGAATCTTTCATTCAGATGAAACCTCATGAGAGAAGGGTCGTTATCGAAGAGACAAGCGGCATCACCCGTTTTGAAGAGAAAAAAAGGGAAGCCATCGTAAGGATGGAAGAGGTTAAGGCGAACCTGGAAAGGGTGGAAGATATATACAGCGAGGTAGTGCGTTCGCTCGAAAAAGCTGAGACTGAATGGGACAGGTGGAAGATATACAAATCCTTTGCTGATCAGCAGGCTGAGATAGATTCATTGATATTGATAGACGGCTATAAAAAACTTACAAAAAAGATAAACAAAGCAAAGGAAAAAAGGGAGAGCCTTGACACAGAGGCTGCGGCAAAGGAGGAGGAAAAAAACAAACTAAAAAGAGAGCTTGCGGCTAAAGAAGAAGAATTTTCCCTGACAGAAACCGTAACAAGACAACTTGAAGTCGATATTAAAGGAAAAGAAAAGGATATGGAGAACAGGCTCCTTGAAATCGACTATATTGGCGAAGAAGAAAAAAGGTTTGAGAAAGAATTGGAAGAATTGATAAAAGGGAATGAAAAATTAGAGGAAGAGATTACACAAAACAGAGAATCAATAGAAATACTAAGAAAAGAGCAGGGAACACTAAATGCTTTGCTGAACGAAGGAGAAACGGAAGCAGGCCGACTGAAGACAGTTATGGAAGGATTAAAAACCGGCACAGAAGATCTTGAGAAAACTATGGAGGAAGAGAGGGTTAAACTCTTTGTTGTCATGAGCAGTATGTCGGATATAAATAACCGGATATCAGAGATAGAAAGGGCGGCAAAAGACATAGAGAGAAGGAAGCAGAAAAAAGCTGAAGAGCGTCAACGGTTTAAAGAAAGAATGGGTGCTCTGGAGTCAAAACAAAGGGCGAATATATCAATGTTGGAAAGCCAGAAGCACCAAATGACATTGCTTATGTCCGAAAGGAATGATGCATTTACGAAAAGGGAACATCTCAACAGCGAAATCGGCAATAAAAAAAGAGATTTGGAAACATTAAAGGCTGAGAAAAAGGGAAAAGAGGAGTTCCTAAGACAGATGAACAGTTTTCGGGAAGATGTGCCTGAAAAACTTCCCAATACAAAAAAATTGATTGATATGATTAAGGCAGATGAGGGTAAAGAGAAGCCCCTTGAGAGATTTTTTTCCAGGGAAATGGGGTATCATGTTCTCACGGATGGAGATACGGATGCAATTGCAGCAACAGCAATGAAATATGATGAAAATTTTATCTTTTTTCCGGAGAAGGGTGTATTTACCTTTAATGGAGAGGAAGTGGATATACATGTTAAATGGATCTCCGGCATAGAAGAAGGACTTGCAAGGATCGAAGAAGGGGAAGAGGGTATATTTATCAATGAAGATGTTCTTGTCGACTCAAGAGGTTTTATCCTACAGGAAAGGGCTGAAAAGAGAATCGACATAAAACAGTTCAGAGAGATGAAAAGGATCCAGAATGAATTAAAGGCAATACAAATGGATATTGACCGGTTCATCTCAATGATAAAGGGTGTGGAGGATGAATTCTATAACTGCGATAAGACATATAAACAGGCAAAGAGAAATGCTGAAGCAAAAGAAGATGAGATAAAAAAGACCGAAAAAGAAATGGCAATAACAGAAACAGAGATAAAAACAGCAAGGGAAAGACTTGTTGAGCTTGATTCCGAGATTGATATTTTTGAGGAAACACCGATGCATGCCATTGCCGGTTTGCTCGAAGAAAAGGAGACGTATGACAGAGAAAAGGAAGGTATTGAAGAAAAGATAGGATCCCTTAAAAAAATATATGAAGACAAAAAGAAAGCATACGAGGCCGCTTCGTCGGACTGGCACGAAATTACTATAGATATGGAAAGAAAAAGAGGCCGTATAAAGTCTGCCCATGAAGACATAGAGAGAAAGGAAGGACTGATAAGGTATTCCCTTGAAGAGATATACAGAAAGAATGAGAAGGCAGAGAATATAAAGAAGGACATCAACGGATGTTTAATCAAGAAAGAAGAATTGGAAAAAGATTACGGGAAACTGAAGGTAATGTGCGAGAAAGATATCGGCAGATATGAAGAATTGAAGGAGACCTCGGGCACCCTTCATATGGAAAGGCATAATTTTCAGGAAAACATCGATGCAATCGAAAAAGACATGGAAAGAGTGAGGAGCAGAAAAGAAAATATAGAGACTGAGATTGCTGTTTTCATTGAAAAGCTTGATACTGTTGTCGAAAGACTCATCAACGCATACGGGATCACAAACCCTGAAGAAATTAATATTCCTGCAGGCAGGGACCTGGAGAACGAAAGGGAAAAGATTATCGAGGGATTATCGGACCTTGGGGAAGTGAATTTCCGTGCCGAGAAAGAATACAGTGAATTGAAGGAAAGGGCGGTATTTCTTGAAAATCAGAAAGAAGATTTAAAAAATGCCATGGACTCTCTTAAGAAAACAATATTGAAAATTGACAGCCTCTCCAAGGAGATATTTTTTGAGACATTTGAAACAGTGAATGATGCTTTTAAAAAATTCACTTTCATGCTATTTAAGGGAGGCAACGGATATCTCTCTTTCAACCATGACATCGCCGGGGTTGATATGTTTGTGCAGCCGCCGGGGAAAAAAACTACAAGAATGGAGCTTCTTTCCGGAGGCGAAAAGACCCTTATTTCTCTTTCATTACTCCTTGCACTTATGGATACAAAACCTTCGCCATTATCGCTTATGGATGAAATAGATGCGCCTCTTGATGATGCGAACATTATGTCTTTGATGGAAATTATCAAGATTATCAGCAGCAAGACCCAGATAGTCCTTATTACCCACAACAGAATCACCATGGAGTTCTCAAATACAATCTACGGTATCACAATGGAAGAGGAAGGTATTTCAAAGGTAGTATCGGTACGTCTTTAA
- the gltX gene encoding glutamate--tRNA ligase → MTVKTRFAPSPTGYLHIGGARTALFNYLFAKHNSGIYTLRIEDTDVERSQEKYVEDILGGLAWLGINWDEGPYFQKDRMDIYKEHAYRLLEEGHAYKCYCSAEMLEEKRKIALKEGRKPAYDRTCRELKDQPGDKPYVIRFKTPLSGEVSFDDIVRGNITFKCEELDDLIIFRSDNTPTYNFTVVVDDALMGLTHIIRGDDHINNTPRQIIIYEALGYKPPMFAHVPLIHGKDKARLSKRHGAVSLLEYKNDGFLSEALLNYLSRLGWAHGDQEVFSREELIENFTLEHVGKSPAIFDIDKLLWLNSHYLKTLPEQTIADRLIPFLEEIGIKMDQKERNMLIPVVKNLKERAKTMKEMALMARFFFTDDFEYDEKAREKFLNINTMPILDSFLSGIKSFAFTDENEQKKLIEGMVQTFNKKIVDIIQPIRVALSGKTVSPGIFEVIAILGKESVEQRIERAIKFIKEQ, encoded by the coding sequence TTGACAGTTAAAACGAGATTTGCACCAAGTCCTACGGGGTATCTTCATATCGGGGGTGCGAGAACAGCCCTGTTTAATTATCTTTTTGCAAAACATAATAGCGGTATATACACCCTGAGGATAGAAGATACTGATGTGGAAAGGTCACAGGAAAAGTATGTTGAAGACATTCTGGGCGGTCTTGCCTGGCTTGGCATAAACTGGGATGAAGGACCATATTTCCAGAAGGACCGTATGGATATATACAAGGAACATGCCTATAGGCTGCTTGAGGAAGGCCATGCGTACAAATGCTATTGCAGTGCTGAAATGCTCGAGGAAAAAAGAAAAATAGCCCTTAAAGAAGGAAGAAAACCTGCCTACGACAGGACATGCAGGGAGCTCAAAGATCAACCAGGAGACAAACCCTACGTGATCAGGTTCAAAACACCGCTTTCAGGCGAGGTAAGCTTCGACGATATTGTAAGGGGCAACATTACCTTCAAATGTGAAGAACTTGATGACCTCATAATATTCAGGAGCGATAACACTCCGACTTATAATTTTACTGTTGTCGTTGATGATGCATTAATGGGTCTTACCCATATCATCAGGGGTGATGACCACATAAATAATACCCCGCGCCAGATAATTATATATGAGGCGCTGGGATATAAGCCACCCATGTTTGCCCATGTACCGCTGATCCATGGAAAAGACAAGGCTCGTCTAAGCAAAAGACACGGTGCAGTTTCCCTTCTTGAATATAAAAACGATGGTTTCCTGTCCGAAGCACTTTTGAATTACCTGTCCAGGCTCGGATGGGCACATGGAGACCAGGAGGTCTTTTCCAGGGAAGAACTGATAGAAAACTTTACCCTGGAACATGTAGGCAAATCACCTGCAATATTTGACATAGATAAACTTTTGTGGCTTAACAGCCATTATCTGAAAACACTACCTGAGCAAACCATTGCAGATCGACTAATCCCGTTTCTGGAAGAAATCGGGATAAAAATGGATCAAAAAGAGAGAAACATGCTTATCCCTGTTGTGAAAAACCTCAAGGAAAGGGCAAAGACCATGAAAGAAATGGCTTTGATGGCCAGATTTTTCTTTACCGATGATTTTGAATATGATGAAAAGGCAAGGGAAAAATTTCTTAATATTAATACGATGCCTATTCTTGATTCTTTTTTGTCCGGTATTAAAAGTTTTGCCTTTACTGATGAGAACGAACAAAAGAAGCTTATTGAAGGCATGGTACAGACATTCAACAAAAAAATTGTAGATATTATTCAGCCGATACGGGTTGCGCTTTCAGGAAAAACAGTAAGCCCTGGAATATTTGAGGTTATTGCCATCCTTGGAAAAGAAAGTGTAGAGCAAAGGATAGAAAGAGCGATCAAATTTATAAAAGAACAATAG
- the ispF gene encoding 2-C-methyl-D-erythritol 2,4-cyclodiphosphate synthase: protein MRVGIGYDVHALVDGRKLFLGGIEIPFHKGLLGHSDGDVLLHAICDALLGAISEGDIGIHFPDSDESIKGIESINILSYVAELLKKKEFMVVNIDAVVVAEEPKIYPHRMAICEKIASILNIETGQVSIKGKSTEGLGFTGRKEGIAAYAVSLVEDK from the coding sequence ATGAGGGTTGGCATCGGCTATGACGTTCACGCCCTTGTCGATGGGAGAAAACTCTTTCTTGGCGGGATAGAAATACCGTTTCATAAAGGGCTTCTTGGCCATTCGGATGGCGATGTTCTTCTCCATGCCATCTGTGATGCGCTTCTGGGCGCTATCTCGGAAGGCGATATAGGCATACACTTCCCTGATTCCGATGAAAGTATAAAAGGTATTGAAAGTATTAACATACTTTCGTATGTGGCAGAACTCTTGAAAAAAAAGGAGTTCATGGTCGTAAATATAGATGCTGTTGTAGTTGCTGAAGAACCGAAAATATATCCTCACAGAATGGCAATATGCGAAAAAATAGCCAGCATCCTTAACATAGAAACAGGACAGGTAAGCATAAAGGGAAAAAGTACTGAAGGCCTTGGTTTTACCGGAAGGAAGGAGGGTATAGCAGCCTATGCAGTATCCCTGGTTGAAGATAAGTAA
- a CDS encoding TRAM domain-containing protein — MDIIIQVLMVAVTTTTGYLIIKEIFSNGFLGLFGAIGGLALGYTILKLENKLKDVHLKTIFGSLIGATLSLFVTNLFISKILLALALIKDRPINLPIYIYILLYFVMGYLGFRIGEQKSQTIDLSKLPLLDKMEETEDAKILDTSTIIDGRIADICETGFIEGTFIIPQFVLYELQHIADHQDPIKRTRGRRGLDILHRMQKQAYVKVKIVDYEFPKLKDVDTKLIALAKKLDGKIVTNDYNLNKVAELQGVEVLNLNQLATALKPAILPGEQMNTKILKEGKEFGQGIGYLDDGTMVVVDDAKKLLGKAVDVVVTSVLQTTSGRMIFAKLKGQAEKEFYFPDEYKIEEQVR; from the coding sequence GTGGATATAATCATCCAGGTTTTAATGGTTGCAGTTACTACAACCACAGGATATCTAATCATAAAAGAGATTTTTTCAAACGGTTTCCTGGGACTCTTCGGGGCCATAGGAGGTCTTGCTCTTGGCTACACAATCCTTAAGCTTGAAAACAAACTGAAAGACGTACATCTTAAAACGATCTTTGGGAGTTTGATAGGTGCTACATTAAGCCTTTTTGTTACAAATCTCTTCATTTCGAAAATTCTTTTGGCTCTTGCCCTTATTAAGGATAGACCCATAAACCTGCCCATATATATCTATATCCTCCTCTATTTCGTCATGGGTTATCTCGGTTTCAGGATAGGAGAACAAAAGAGCCAAACAATTGACCTTTCAAAACTTCCGCTCCTTGATAAGATGGAGGAAACCGAGGATGCCAAAATTCTCGATACAAGCACGATCATAGACGGGAGAATCGCCGATATATGCGAGACAGGGTTTATTGAGGGTACGTTTATTATCCCCCAGTTTGTATTATACGAACTTCAACACATTGCAGATCATCAGGACCCCATAAAGAGAACAAGGGGGCGCAGGGGGCTTGACATTCTTCACAGGATGCAAAAACAGGCCTATGTGAAAGTAAAAATTGTTGACTACGAATTCCCAAAACTTAAAGATGTGGACACAAAACTTATTGCCCTTGCGAAAAAACTTGATGGAAAGATTGTGACTAATGATTACAACCTCAACAAAGTAGCTGAATTACAGGGCGTTGAGGTGCTTAACCTGAATCAGTTGGCGACTGCGTTGAAGCCAGCAATACTGCCGGGCGAACAGATGAACACGAAGATACTTAAAGAAGGAAAGGAATTCGGTCAGGGCATCGGATATCTTGACGACGGTACCATGGTGGTTGTTGACGATGCAAAAAAACTCCTCGGCAAGGCTGTTGATGTAGTTGTAACAAGTGTATTGCAGACCACTTCTGGAAGAATGATATTTGCAAAGCTGAAAGGGCAGGCTGAAAAGGAATTTTATTTTCCCGATGAGTATAAAATAGAAGAACAAGTGAGATAA
- a CDS encoding CarD family transcriptional regulator has product MFEIGEVAVYPGHGVAKIESIEDREFSGGMKQSFYVMRILDTDMTIMVPVDGTNSAGLRCVIDSCEVKRVYEILKDRNVAHDNAPWNRRYKEYMEKIKSGSIFEVAMVLRELYSLRVWKELSFGEKKMFEIARNLIKKELSVALEKEEEKIEEEIEGIFLKNYKD; this is encoded by the coding sequence ATGTTCGAGATAGGAGAAGTGGCTGTATATCCTGGCCATGGTGTCGCAAAAATAGAGTCAATTGAGGACAGAGAGTTTTCAGGCGGCATGAAGCAGTCCTTTTATGTCATGAGAATTCTCGATACGGACATGACGATCATGGTTCCCGTGGATGGAACAAACAGCGCCGGACTGAGGTGCGTAATAGACTCATGCGAGGTGAAAAGGGTTTACGAAATATTGAAAGACAGAAACGTGGCGCATGATAATGCCCCCTGGAACAGAAGGTACAAAGAATATATGGAAAAGATTAAAAGCGGCTCCATATTCGAGGTCGCAATGGTATTAAGGGAGCTTTACAGTCTTCGAGTCTGGAAGGAACTTTCTTTCGGAGAGAAGAAGATGTTTGAAATAGCAAGGAACTTAATAAAAAAAGAACTCTCCGTCGCATTAGAGAAAGAAGAAGAGAAAATTGAAGAAGAGATAGAAGGTATATTCTTAAAGAACTACAAGGACTAA
- the ispD gene encoding 2-C-methyl-D-erythritol 4-phosphate cytidylyltransferase: MRTIAIILAGGTGKRMGTSINKQFLLLDNKPIIVHTLQVFDECRQIDGIYLVVNQKDLPVMQEDILETYKFNKIMKLVIGGRLRQDSVKNGLEAIEHPCDNVIIHDGARPFVSPAFIEKGIFLMEMFDAIIPALPVKDTIKVVSKEGFVVKTLERDSLWHVQTPQTFKYDMIMKAYREGITKKLYGYDDATFLENMGKKVKVVEGSPYNIKITTPEDLTIARGMLSQLKGTI, encoded by the coding sequence ATGAGGACCATTGCTATTATACTGGCAGGCGGTACCGGTAAAAGGATGGGTACATCCATAAATAAACAATTTTTACTCCTCGACAATAAACCTATTATTGTTCATACATTACAGGTTTTTGACGAGTGCAGGCAAATAGACGGCATCTATCTCGTAGTAAATCAGAAGGACCTGCCTGTTATGCAGGAAGATATTCTTGAGACTTACAAGTTTAACAAAATTATGAAGCTTGTTATAGGTGGACGCCTGCGGCAGGATTCTGTAAAAAACGGGCTTGAAGCAATAGAGCATCCCTGCGATAACGTGATAATTCATGATGGAGCAAGGCCTTTCGTTTCGCCTGCCTTTATTGAAAAAGGCATTTTTCTAATGGAAATGTTTGATGCAATAATCCCGGCCCTGCCCGTTAAGGATACGATAAAAGTAGTATCAAAGGAAGGATTTGTTGTAAAAACCCTGGAAAGGGACTCACTTTGGCATGTACAAACTCCTCAGACTTTTAAATACGATATGATAATGAAGGCATACAGAGAAGGCATAACAAAAAAACTTTACGGGTATGATGATGCTACCTTCTTAGAAAACATGGGTAAAAAAGTAAAGGTAGTTGAAGGCTCTCCTTACAATATAAAAATTACAACCCCCGAAGACTTAACCATTGCAAGAGGCATGCTTTCCCAGCTAAAAGGCACTATATGA